Proteins encoded together in one Lathyrus oleraceus cultivar Zhongwan6 chromosome 5, CAAS_Psat_ZW6_1.0, whole genome shotgun sequence window:
- the LOC127078436 gene encoding uncharacterized protein LOC127078436 — protein sequence MYKKAWKSFKELSKDEKDEWFDKFKEKCTWNVMDEYMIRKNYRGRTSVRLSDMLRRVRLDWEERNIRPNWIGKEVFDELLAYWATDNFKAKSQKAKDMRASERGGCLNATGSISIGEHAKRMTKAQGRPPRLNELFVKTRTKKSGDLVDDRSRRTIVSCFYFIFFC from the exons ATGTATAAAAAAGCTTGGAAGTCATTCAAAGAACTTTCCAAGGATGAGAAAGATGAATGGTTTGATAAATTTAAG GAAAAGTGTACGTGGAATGTAATGGATGAATATATGATTAGAAAAAATTATCGGGGAAGAACATCTGTCCGACTTTCTGACATGCTTAGGCGTGTCAGACTTGATTGGGAAGAACGAAATATTCGTCCCAACTGGATAGGCAAGGAAGTATTTGACGAACTTCTTGCCTATTGGGCTACCGATAATTTTAAAGCTAAATCTCAAAAAGCAAAAGACATGAGAGCATCCGAAAGGGGGGGTTGCCTTAATGCTACAGGAAGTATAAGCATTGGAGAACATGCAAAACGGATG ACTAAGGCACAAGGAAGACCCCCCCGACTTAATGAGTTGTTTGTGAAGACCCGTACAAAAAAATCGGGGGATTTGGTTGATGATCGGTCGAGAAGAACTATAGTAAGTtgtttctattttatttttttttgttaa